The following proteins are co-located in the Pyrococcus abyssi GE5 genome:
- a CDS encoding YhbY family RNA-binding protein yields the protein MVTKRLPGKIRRALRARYYDIEPKAWIGKKGITESVIKEIETQLARTGVLKVEIRKGALISTKMGRKEIAEKVAELTDSELLEVRGKRFILFKPREGWERYLKKLQMKEQSKRKVREEPIRRIKLDILEFRKKFKRGRG from the coding sequence ATGGTAACTAAGCGATTACCTGGGAAGATCAGGCGAGCCCTAAGGGCGAGATATTACGATATAGAGCCAAAGGCGTGGATAGGAAAGAAGGGGATAACGGAGAGTGTAATAAAGGAAATTGAAACCCAGCTCGCGAGAACGGGAGTGTTGAAAGTTGAGATAAGGAAAGGAGCATTGATATCAACCAAGATGGGGAGGAAGGAGATAGCCGAGAAGGTTGCCGAGCTTACCGATAGTGAGCTTCTTGAGGTTAGAGGCAAAAGGTTTATATTATTCAAGCCGAGAGAGGGTTGGGAAAGGTATTTAAAGAAGCTCCAGATGAAGGAGCAATCAAAGAGGAAGGTTAGAGAGGAGCCAATAAGAAGGATCAAGCTTGATATCCTCGAATTCAGGAAGAAGTTTAAAAGAGGGAGGGGTTGA
- a CDS encoding DUF447 domain-containing protein — MSLETLFPEEGKVYECLLITRSNVTPIGIVRIGDSLKFKIFEGKSFLDLEESSYAIVQVVDDVELLASLAFNFFPELELEDAVRVPLKKVKGYPWVEGVTNCKEILVKDELGESRAKACSLKPVYVGIVKRILKPISRADNYLLELAVLGTRILVARNRGINVRELEEEAEKVYMMYKKLGGNSKIGEKIYELIKRV, encoded by the coding sequence ATGAGTCTCGAAACATTATTCCCGGAAGAAGGCAAGGTTTATGAGTGTTTACTGATAACCAGGTCAAACGTAACTCCGATCGGCATCGTTAGAATAGGAGATTCACTCAAGTTCAAAATATTTGAAGGGAAAAGCTTTCTTGATTTGGAAGAATCCAGTTACGCCATAGTCCAAGTCGTTGACGACGTTGAGTTACTAGCTTCCTTAGCTTTCAATTTCTTTCCTGAATTAGAGCTTGAAGATGCTGTTAGAGTGCCGTTAAAAAAAGTTAAGGGATATCCCTGGGTTGAAGGGGTTACCAATTGTAAGGAGATACTCGTGAAGGATGAGCTAGGGGAAAGCAGGGCAAAGGCCTGTTCCCTCAAACCCGTGTACGTTGGAATCGTCAAGAGAATTTTAAAGCCAATAAGCAGGGCCGATAACTATTTACTAGAGTTGGCAGTCCTCGGGACAAGGATACTCGTTGCGAGAAATAGGGGTATTAATGTGAGAGAGCTTGAGGAAGAAGCAGAAAAAGTTTACATGATGTACAAAAAGCTAGGTGGAAACTCTAAAATTGGAGAGAAAATTTACGAGCTTATCAAGAGAGTATAA
- a CDS encoding PRC-barrel domain-containing protein, whose amino-acid sequence MVRIKASKLRDVELITDTGVRLGWVYDILFEEDGDEEEKGRIIAILADPDEDLDLSKFKVTKNGLLIVPITAIKSIGEVIIVDSSELAVVLKEK is encoded by the coding sequence ATGGTGAGGATAAAAGCATCTAAACTTAGGGATGTTGAGTTAATAACTGATACTGGTGTTAGGCTCGGCTGGGTGTACGATATTCTCTTCGAAGAGGATGGGGATGAAGAGGAGAAAGGGAGGATAATTGCAATACTCGCCGATCCCGATGAGGATCTTGACCTTAGCAAGTTCAAGGTCACAAAGAATGGACTTCTTATAGTCCCGATAACAGCGATAAAGAGTATAGGTGAAGTCATAATCGTAGATTCATCGGAACTAGCCGTAGTTCTTAAAGAGAAATGA
- a CDS encoding 30S ribosomal protein S19e, whose translation MATVYDVPGDLLVERVAQRLKEIPEIKPPEWAPFVKTGRHKERLPEQEDWWYYRVASILRRVYLDGPVGIERLRTYYGGRKNRGHAPERFYKAGGSIIRKALQQLEAAGFVEKVPGKGRVITPKGRSFLDKIATELKKELEEIIPELKKY comes from the coding sequence ATGGCAACGGTTTATGATGTTCCTGGTGACCTCTTAGTCGAAAGGGTTGCTCAAAGGCTTAAGGAAATACCAGAAATAAAGCCTCCAGAGTGGGCACCCTTCGTAAAGACCGGAAGACACAAGGAGAGGCTTCCAGAGCAGGAGGACTGGTGGTACTATAGGGTCGCCTCAATACTGAGGAGAGTCTACTTGGATGGCCCAGTTGGAATCGAGAGGCTTAGGACTTACTATGGAGGAAGAAAGAACAGGGGGCACGCTCCAGAAAGATTTTACAAGGCAGGAGGAAGCATTATAAGGAAGGCACTCCAGCAGTTAGAGGCCGCGGGCTTCGTTGAGAAGGTTCCTGGGAAGGGAAGGGTAATAACGCCAAAGGGAAGAAGTTTCCTCGATAAGATCGCAACCGAGCTTAAGAAGGAGCTTGAGGAGATTATCCCGGAGCTTAAGAAGTACTAA
- a CDS encoding M48 family metallopeptidase: MLWEMLILFGMILPVLFVWHRIKELRGYEKEGRMIKFEKVLFEALIISLVFFSLAGILGFFDFAMSFIEPLDKIIVILPVLVPLVVSTLLITRELGEKIRRGDYIVLAVFIVFIFLLVSLFSIIPMPYVPIVYLLMFLSFAELFSRIVRRFFHGTPMSGELRAKVEELCRRANVNVEEVYIIDEERIGAFVTGMKGKTIFITKGAIEKLNEMELLAVIAHELGHVKRRHALKRELALVFGLSLPIIGYYMGGDIPLFLSFVMSIALVFYSTFQLAKKFEIDADRFAASLVGPINVIKALEKVYKKEGLPKRTPRWYNIIHSHPSLEERVRALEAAFPP, from the coding sequence ATGCTATGGGAAATGCTAATATTATTTGGAATGATACTCCCAGTGCTCTTTGTTTGGCACCGCATCAAGGAACTCCGGGGGTACGAAAAGGAGGGCAGAATGATTAAGTTCGAAAAGGTTCTGTTTGAGGCACTAATAATTTCATTAGTTTTCTTTAGCTTGGCGGGGATTTTAGGTTTCTTTGACTTTGCAATGAGCTTCATAGAACCCCTGGATAAGATAATCGTAATACTTCCAGTTCTCGTGCCCCTAGTTGTCTCAACTTTATTGATCACAAGGGAGCTCGGAGAAAAGATAAGGAGGGGCGATTACATAGTTTTGGCCGTTTTTATAGTGTTTATATTCCTGTTAGTGTCGTTGTTTTCAATAATTCCAATGCCTTACGTCCCAATAGTTTATTTGCTTATGTTCCTAAGCTTCGCTGAGCTTTTCTCTAGAATTGTTAGGAGATTCTTCCACGGAACTCCGATGTCTGGAGAGCTTAGAGCTAAAGTTGAGGAGCTTTGCAGGAGGGCGAACGTTAATGTGGAAGAAGTGTATATAATAGATGAAGAGCGTATAGGAGCCTTTGTTACTGGTATGAAAGGAAAAACGATATTTATAACTAAAGGGGCCATTGAAAAACTTAATGAAATGGAATTGTTAGCTGTGATAGCCCATGAGCTTGGTCACGTAAAAAGGAGGCACGCTCTCAAGAGGGAATTAGCTTTAGTTTTTGGACTGTCGTTACCGATAATTGGTTACTACATGGGAGGGGACATACCCCTGTTCCTCTCCTTTGTCATGAGCATTGCACTAGTTTTCTATTCGACATTCCAACTTGCCAAGAAATTTGAAATTGATGCAGATAGGTTCGCTGCGAGTCTCGTTGGGCCTATTAATGTTATTAAAGCCTTAGAAAAGGTGTATAAGAAGGAAGGCCTCCCCAAGAGGACACCGAGATGGTACAATATTATCCACTCCCATCCATCGCTTGAAGAGAGGGTGAGGGCCCTAGAGGCTGCCTTCCCGCCGTGA